The following nucleotide sequence is from Hydrogenispora ethanolica.
AAAGCTCGCTGCGGCGTAGCTTTTTTTCCAGCTTTGCGCCGTCAATCAGGCAGGATAATTCAGCGCTGTTCAAGACCATGGTGGCCTCATTGTCTGATGCAGGCCAGCGGAAATGCCCGCGCTCCAGCCTCTTGAAATACAGCCAGAAGCCATCGCCGTCCCATTCCAGTATTTT
It contains:
- the tnpB gene encoding IS66 family insertion sequence element accessory protein TnpB (TnpB, as the term is used for proteins encoded by IS66 family insertion elements, is considered an accessory protein, since TnpC, encoded by a neighboring gene, is a DDE family transposase.) — its product is KILEWDGDGFWLYFKRLERGHFRWPASDNEATMVLNSAELSCLIDGAKLEKKLRRSELFERKIS